In Idiomarina sp. PL1-037, a single genomic region encodes these proteins:
- a CDS encoding anthranilate synthase component II, with protein sequence MIVLIDNFDSFTHNLARYFRELGVDVSVFRNNELTLTDIEQLEPQALVVSPGPCTPNESGISLAAIEHFHTKLPILGVCLGHQALAQVFGASVVRAENVMHGKTSVIRHSGEGLFRQLNNPLEVTRYHSLVVSPESLSTDFIIDADTLSKNGQFEIMSIRHRNLPLFGVQFHPESVMTAQGHSLLANFLRYIR encoded by the coding sequence ATGATTGTATTAATTGATAACTTTGACTCATTTACTCACAATCTGGCCCGCTACTTTCGGGAATTAGGTGTAGACGTTAGTGTTTTCAGAAATAACGAATTAACCCTTACCGACATAGAGCAACTAGAACCGCAAGCGCTCGTTGTATCGCCGGGCCCTTGTACTCCCAACGAGTCAGGGATATCTTTGGCGGCCATTGAGCACTTTCATACAAAGTTACCAATATTAGGTGTGTGCCTTGGTCATCAGGCATTGGCACAAGTTTTTGGTGCAAGCGTTGTTCGGGCAGAAAATGTTATGCACGGAAAAACCAGTGTGATAAGACACTCAGGGGAAGGGCTTTTCCGGCAGCTGAATAACCCCTTAGAAGTGACCCGCTATCATTCGTTGGTTGTTTCTCCTGAGAGCTTATCTACAGATTTTATTATTGATGCCGATACGTTAAGCAAAAATGGGCAATTTGAGATTATGTCGATAAGACACCGAAATTTACCACTGTTTGGTGTCCAGTTTCATCCTGAATCTGTTATGACGGCACAAGGACATAGTCTGTTAGCGAATTTTTTACGTTATATACGATAA
- a CDS encoding HDOD domain-containing protein, with translation MFHFFAGTTEGGSNDPALRLEKRFINYLISFPFARKTRSKEDGTDNEVHEQRRKLLEVERLNYEERDRKAQARQRYADRISDELHEEIYHRALKAIEDGDYISERLIPLPEKLPELLDTLSMKAASMRRIESVVQGMDWFHTGLIRTVNQPPFIDRNKQVKIDNLRVAMSFVGTENLRLLAPAYIMQNWLPPATQPFTLFRRKIWEHSLGTAIAAHNIAVERNLRDPVLAYTIGMFHELGKIALTKLYLRLFDEVQREFAMQSVNDKSPERHNTIVNLTPDERFLRDLMLEKDKDVSYLVAEGWGLKRVPVSEHLLAFTQSKTKEQGYESEYAEALAQANAYCEFRMLREVDLASLEEGKHLLNKHSIKSETVARLHNVSLKRPPIVVPE, from the coding sequence ATGTTCCACTTTTTTGCGGGTACCACAGAAGGTGGTAGTAACGATCCCGCTTTGCGCTTAGAAAAACGCTTTATTAACTATCTCATAAGCTTTCCGTTTGCGCGTAAAACTCGTTCAAAAGAAGATGGTACCGACAATGAAGTGCATGAGCAGCGACGTAAGCTTTTAGAAGTTGAGCGTCTGAACTATGAAGAGCGGGATCGCAAAGCGCAGGCGCGTCAGCGTTATGCCGATCGTATTTCTGATGAATTGCATGAAGAGATTTATCATCGTGCGTTGAAAGCCATAGAAGATGGCGACTACATCAGCGAGCGCTTGATCCCACTGCCTGAGAAACTACCTGAATTACTCGATACGCTTAGCATGAAAGCCGCGTCTATGCGCCGGATTGAGTCTGTTGTGCAAGGCATGGACTGGTTCCATACGGGACTAATCCGTACGGTCAATCAACCACCATTTATTGACCGGAATAAGCAGGTAAAAATTGATAATCTGCGGGTGGCCATGAGCTTCGTGGGTACCGAAAATTTGCGCCTGCTAGCCCCTGCCTACATTATGCAAAACTGGTTGCCGCCGGCTACGCAACCGTTCACCTTATTCCGCCGGAAAATTTGGGAGCATTCGCTGGGTACGGCTATTGCCGCGCACAATATTGCGGTAGAGCGTAACCTGCGAGATCCGGTTTTAGCTTATACCATTGGTATGTTCCATGAGCTGGGAAAAATTGCCTTAACCAAGCTGTATTTGCGTTTATTTGATGAGGTACAGCGCGAATTCGCTATGCAAAGTGTTAACGATAAGTCACCAGAGCGTCACAATACTATTGTCAACTTGACTCCGGATGAACGCTTTCTGCGCGATTTAATGTTGGAAAAGGATAAGGACGTAAGTTACCTGGTTGCTGAAGGCTGGGGATTAAAGCGAGTTCCGGTAAGCGAACACTTACTAGCTTTTACACAAAGTAAAACGAAAGAGCAAGGATATGAATCTGAATATGCTGAAGCGTTAGCTCAGGCCAATGCTTATTGCGAATTCAGAATGCTGCGGGAAGTAGACCTTGCCAGTCTGGAAGAGGGTAAACACCTGTTAAACAAGCATTCAATAAAGTCAGAAACTGTCGCTCGTTTGCACAATGTGAGTTTAAAACGCCCGCCAATTGTGGTGCCTGAATAG
- a CDS encoding flagellar brake protein translates to MENQTPPLNASSQPHLKLTYLRPGDVIDVEFSSATKVRTKLQVVGFDTGNYLLLKQPNPRTDGSYADVLYEGNPVIVRLVLEGEAGECLAFKTKIRAVSNIPFRLLYLDYPKQIENRALRAQRRVRTHIPVDVTADGTQTKNKKKLASGVIVDISSAGCQIVFKAQSQTGNVTHMNIKISIGSGSQRDPLTLSGQIMNQRKDYGMISVGVRFTDEEAHINKVFDHLLIDTEFEC, encoded by the coding sequence ATGGAAAATCAGACTCCGCCCCTGAACGCCTCATCTCAACCCCACTTAAAGCTGACCTACTTACGCCCGGGCGACGTAATTGATGTTGAGTTTTCTTCGGCGACCAAGGTACGCACCAAGCTTCAGGTTGTGGGCTTTGACACCGGTAACTATTTATTGTTGAAGCAGCCTAACCCGCGCACTGATGGCAGCTACGCCGATGTTTTATATGAAGGTAACCCGGTTATTGTTCGCTTGGTTTTAGAGGGAGAAGCGGGTGAATGCCTGGCTTTTAAAACAAAGATCCGGGCCGTCTCTAATATTCCTTTCCGGTTGCTGTATCTGGATTATCCGAAACAAATAGAGAATCGCGCATTGCGGGCACAACGGCGTGTACGAACTCATATTCCAGTTGATGTTACTGCTGATGGCACTCAGACCAAAAACAAAAAGAAGTTAGCCAGTGGCGTTATTGTCGATATTTCTTCTGCCGGTTGCCAAATTGTGTTTAAGGCGCAGAGCCAGACGGGTAATGTCACTCACATGAATATAAAGATCAGTATAGGTTCAGGTTCTCAGAGAGATCCTCTGACTCTTTCAGGTCAAATTATGAACCAACGCAAAGACTATGGAATGATAAGTGTTGGCGTGCGCTTCACTGACGAGGAAGCGCATATCAATAAGGTATTCGATCATTTATTAATCGACACCGAGTTTGAATGTTGA
- a CDS encoding aspartate aminotransferase family protein: MTDNKTVNREMFNDVMVPNYNPASMVPVKGEGARVWDQEGREYVDFAGGIAVNCLGHCHPAMVSALQEQSQKLWHLSNVFTNEPAIRLAKKLTEATFADRVYYANSGAEANEAALKLARRWAIEKHGEHKQQIIAFTKGFHGRTFFTVTVGGQPAYSDGFGPKPGAIEHVDYNNIDALKELISDKTCAVMMEPLQGEGGVVTPDVEFVKAVRELCNENDALLIFDEVQTGFGRTGSLYAYEQLGVTPDILTSAKALGGGFPIGAMLTTTEIAEHLKPGTHGSTYGGNPLACAVSEAVFDVVNTKETLDGVKQREQWFKEQLTAINEKYNVFSEIRGQGLLLGAAMNEEYEGRARDFLLAGQEHGVMVLIAGANVVRFTPSLVISEEDIKEGLQRFEKAVAQVVGQ; this comes from the coding sequence ATGACAGACAATAAGACAGTAAACCGTGAAATGTTTAATGATGTAATGGTTCCGAACTATAACCCGGCATCAATGGTTCCCGTTAAAGGAGAAGGTGCTCGTGTTTGGGATCAGGAAGGTCGCGAGTATGTCGACTTTGCCGGCGGCATCGCTGTGAACTGTCTTGGTCATTGCCATCCGGCGATGGTGTCTGCCCTGCAGGAGCAGAGCCAGAAGCTGTGGCATTTAAGTAATGTTTTTACTAACGAACCGGCAATTCGCCTGGCGAAGAAATTAACTGAAGCCACCTTTGCCGATCGTGTTTACTACGCTAACTCTGGTGCTGAAGCTAACGAAGCAGCATTAAAGCTGGCACGTCGCTGGGCAATTGAAAAGCATGGCGAGCATAAGCAACAAATTATTGCTTTCACTAAAGGCTTCCATGGGCGTACCTTCTTTACCGTAACCGTGGGTGGTCAGCCAGCTTACTCTGACGGCTTTGGCCCAAAACCTGGTGCGATTGAGCATGTGGACTACAACAATATTGACGCGCTAAAAGAACTGATTTCCGACAAAACTTGCGCTGTAATGATGGAACCATTGCAAGGTGAAGGCGGTGTAGTTACTCCAGACGTAGAGTTTGTTAAAGCGGTACGTGAGCTGTGTAACGAAAACGACGCGTTATTGATTTTTGACGAAGTACAAACAGGTTTTGGTCGTACCGGTAGCCTTTATGCGTACGAGCAGCTGGGCGTGACGCCGGACATTCTGACTTCAGCAAAAGCATTGGGCGGCGGTTTTCCTATTGGCGCTATGCTAACAACGACGGAAATTGCTGAGCACCTTAAACCGGGTACACACGGCAGTACATATGGCGGTAATCCACTGGCCTGCGCGGTATCAGAAGCGGTATTTGATGTTGTAAATACGAAAGAAACGCTGGACGGCGTGAAGCAACGTGAGCAGTGGTTCAAAGAGCAACTAACAGCAATTAATGAAAAATATAACGTGTTCAGCGAAATTCGCGGTCAGGGCTTATTGCTTGGTGCGGCAATGAATGAAGAGTACGAAGGGCGTGCGCGCGACTTCTTGCTGGCCGGCCAGGAGCATGGCGTTATGGTACTGATTGCCGGTGCTAATGTGGTGCGCTTTACCCCGTCGCTGGTTATTTCTGAAGAAGACATTAAAGAAGGCCTGCAGCGCTTTGAAAAAGCCGTTGCCCAGGTCGTTGGTCAATAA